From Brevibacillus marinus, a single genomic window includes:
- a CDS encoding cation:proton antiporter → MIVLGTKLAGDLSVKLGQPSVLGKLIVGIVIGPAVLGWIEPSEFIDTFSQIGVLLLMFIAGLETDVQELNRNRNASLAVAVGGVILPFVGGYLSGIAIGMEQAYAIFLGLILSATSVSITVQTLKDLGQLNTRESTTILGAAVADDVLVVVLLAFVMSFLVGGDVSISSVVLKKILFFVTIVLIGWKLVPPLLRLLAPLKVTESVISAAFIVCMSFAYYAELLGITGIIGAFAAGIAISQTKYKEEVEQKIEPIAYAVFVPVFFVSIGLSVSFKGIGEQIWFIFALTLIAIFTKLIGCGLGARVTGFNMRSSFAIGAGMISRGEVALIIAALGLEAQLLAPEYFTSLVVVVILTTLVTPPILKKVFAKDEDNVKQEAK, encoded by the coding sequence ATGATTGTGCTTGGAACCAAACTGGCAGGAGATCTGAGTGTAAAACTCGGACAACCGTCCGTATTAGGAAAACTGATTGTCGGAATCGTGATTGGACCCGCTGTTTTAGGATGGATTGAGCCGTCGGAGTTTATTGACACATTTAGTCAAATCGGAGTTCTTTTGCTCATGTTTATTGCTGGACTGGAAACAGACGTGCAGGAACTGAACAGAAATCGAAATGCTTCGCTTGCAGTGGCTGTTGGCGGAGTCATTTTACCTTTTGTTGGGGGATACCTAAGCGGCATCGCCATTGGGATGGAACAAGCATATGCTATCTTTTTGGGTCTGATTTTAAGTGCTACCTCGGTTAGCATTACCGTTCAAACGTTAAAAGATCTGGGTCAGTTAAACACACGAGAGAGCACCACGATTCTCGGCGCTGCGGTCGCAGATGACGTGCTGGTTGTCGTTTTATTAGCTTTCGTGATGAGTTTTCTTGTCGGCGGAGATGTCAGCATCAGCTCCGTTGTTTTGAAGAAAATTCTCTTCTTTGTCACGATTGTTCTGATTGGATGGAAACTGGTTCCGCCGCTGCTCCGTTTGCTTGCCCCGTTAAAAGTCACGGAATCTGTGATTAGCGCGGCATTCATCGTCTGTATGTCATTTGCGTATTATGCCGAATTATTGGGCATTACGGGCATTATTGGGGCCTTTGCGGCAGGTATTGCCATTTCCCAAACCAAATATAAAGAGGAAGTAGAACAGAAAATTGAGCCCATCGCTTACGCGGTTTTTGTTCCCGTCTTTTTTGTCAGCATCGGTTTATCCGTTTCCTTTAAAGGCATAGGAGAGCAAATATGGTTTATTTTTGCTCTTACGTTAATCGCTATCTTCACCAAGCTGATTGGATGCGGGCTCGGTGCAAGGGTAACAGGATTTAATATGCGTTCCTCTTTTGCCATTGGTGCAGGCATGATATCTCGTGGAGAAGTAGCCTTAATTATTGCTGCTCTTGGTCTGGAAGCGCAATTATTAGCTCCGGAATATTTTACTTCCCTAGTTGTCGTGGTGATTTTAACCACACTGGTTACACCTCCAATACTAAAGAAAGTTTTTGCCAAAGATGAAGATAATGTGAAACAGGAAGCGAAGTAG
- a CDS encoding response regulator transcription factor, producing the protein MSTILIVDDEPQILEILASYLTKEGYYVMTAENGRDALELAASAPLDLIILDLMLPDISGEEVCRKIRKTSRVPILMLTAKSGEADRITGLEIGADDYLVKPFSPRELVARVRAILRRIGDYQALSDLVELGDLHVSLREKRVTLKGKPLDLTPSEYRLLTTLLRYPGRTWTREELVEEVWGLDFAGSDRTVDTHIKNLRHKLEDDPRQPVYIKTVYGLGYRLDNPAQKGG; encoded by the coding sequence GTGTCTACGATTCTGATTGTGGATGACGAACCGCAAATCTTGGAGATCTTAGCGTCTTATCTAACCAAGGAAGGCTATTACGTCATGACGGCTGAAAACGGCAGGGACGCCTTGGAACTTGCCGCATCAGCTCCCTTGGATTTGATCATCCTTGATCTGATGCTGCCGGACATCAGCGGAGAAGAGGTGTGCCGGAAGATTCGCAAGACGTCCCGTGTACCGATCCTGATGCTGACGGCGAAAAGCGGTGAGGCCGACCGAATTACGGGATTGGAGATCGGGGCAGATGATTATCTGGTAAAGCCGTTTAGTCCACGCGAGCTGGTGGCCAGAGTCCGGGCAATTTTGCGGCGGATCGGCGATTACCAAGCGTTAAGTGATCTCGTGGAATTGGGCGATTTGCACGTATCGCTGCGGGAGAAGCGTGTAACGCTGAAGGGGAAACCGCTTGATTTGACACCGAGTGAATATCGCTTGTTGACCACGCTGCTCCGCTACCCCGGCCGCACCTGGACCCGGGAAGAATTAGTGGAAGAAGTATGGGGATTGGATTTCGCGGGAAGCGACCGGACCGTTGACACACACATTAAGAACCTGCGTCATAAGCTTGAGGATGACCCGAGACAACCAGTCTACATCAAAACGGTATACGGATTAGGGTATCGGCTCGACAATCCCGCACAGAAGGGGGGCTGA